A genomic segment from Candidatus Viadribacter manganicus encodes:
- a CDS encoding isopenicillin N synthase family dioxygenase has product MVLKALPALSMRDRRSDREGFARAMGDSYARFGFAIVRDHGLDPGVIERAVRATKDFFALPEETKRRHHIAGGAGQRGYIPFGVEAAKGADKVDLKEFWHVGRELGEAHRYRAFMPTNVWPEEIATFREDVYGLYAALDALGLELLESIAVFLELPRDFFREPVRDGNSVLRLLHYPPTPPKPEGVRAEAHEDINVITLLLGAEEAGLQLLTAEGEWLDVNPPEGALVVNVGDMLQRLTNHRLRSTTHRVVNPAPERAHLPRYSIPFFLHFAPDYLIKTLPNCVSRETPDRYPTPITAQDFLLERLREIRLA; this is encoded by the coding sequence ATGGTGCTAAAGGCCCTCCCCGCACTTTCGATGCGCGACCGGCGCAGTGATCGCGAAGGCTTCGCGCGTGCGATGGGCGACAGCTATGCGCGCTTCGGCTTTGCGATCGTACGCGATCATGGGCTCGATCCTGGCGTCATCGAACGGGCGGTGCGCGCGACCAAGGATTTCTTCGCGCTGCCGGAAGAAACGAAACGGCGCCACCACATCGCCGGCGGCGCAGGGCAGCGCGGCTACATACCGTTCGGCGTCGAGGCAGCGAAAGGCGCTGACAAAGTTGACCTTAAAGAATTCTGGCACGTTGGGCGCGAACTTGGCGAAGCGCATCGCTACCGCGCCTTCATGCCGACAAACGTTTGGCCGGAAGAGATCGCGACGTTCCGCGAGGATGTGTACGGGCTCTACGCCGCGCTTGATGCATTGGGACTGGAGCTTCTGGAATCGATCGCGGTTTTTTTGGAACTCCCGCGCGACTTCTTCCGCGAACCGGTGCGCGACGGAAACTCGGTTCTGCGCTTGTTGCACTATCCGCCAACGCCGCCAAAGCCTGAAGGCGTACGCGCCGAGGCGCACGAGGACATCAACGTCATCACGCTCTTGCTCGGCGCTGAGGAAGCGGGACTGCAGCTACTGACGGCTGAAGGCGAATGGCTGGATGTGAACCCGCCAGAGGGCGCGTTGGTGGTCAATGTCGGCGACATGCTGCAGCGGCTGACGAACCATCGCTTGCGTTCCACCACGCACCGGGTTGTGAACCCGGCGCCGGAGCGCGCGCACCTGCCGCGCTATTCTATTCCGTTCTTCCTGCACTTTGCGCCTGACTATCTGATCAAAACGCTGCCGAACTGCGTGAGCCGAGAGACGCCGGACCGCTATCCAACGCCGATCACGGCGCAGGACTTCTTGCTCGAACGTTTGCGAGAAATTCGTCTAGCCTAA
- a CDS encoding TVP38/TMEM64 family protein has product MSQDAAQQEPPIEDPSEAGGLRDFVSSMDARAWRAVILSVLSVVLVLVLLVAGRFLFGDQIERFIDETLGQANRGHWGLLATVLVFTLTAYVGAPQVALIAACVVAFGAEVGFWYAWIATVISGVATYFTGRLTSAQTQKRFGGATGGRFTRFMGKNTLLASFVVRFIPTGPFIVANMAFGAMRANFWAYIVGLAVGVLPKTMMVAFFGNSVLNAFQGEFLAAAVMAALAIVVAIAIALIVRRFARRDAKEDKSDE; this is encoded by the coding sequence ATGAGCCAAGACGCCGCCCAACAAGAGCCGCCAATTGAGGACCCCAGCGAAGCTGGAGGCCTTCGCGACTTCGTGAGCAGTATGGACGCCCGGGCCTGGCGCGCCGTTATTCTGTCCGTGCTGAGCGTCGTCCTGGTGCTTGTCCTGCTTGTCGCCGGGCGCTTTCTGTTCGGCGATCAAATCGAACGCTTCATCGATGAAACGCTCGGGCAGGCCAATCGCGGCCACTGGGGCCTTCTCGCCACCGTCCTTGTGTTCACGCTGACCGCCTATGTCGGGGCGCCGCAAGTTGCGCTGATCGCTGCCTGTGTCGTCGCTTTCGGCGCGGAGGTCGGCTTCTGGTACGCGTGGATCGCGACCGTTATCTCCGGTGTTGCGACTTACTTCACCGGTCGCCTCACAAGCGCTCAAACCCAGAAGCGCTTCGGAGGCGCCACTGGCGGACGGTTCACGCGGTTCATGGGTAAAAACACATTGCTCGCAAGCTTTGTCGTGCGCTTTATCCCGACAGGCCCGTTCATCGTCGCCAACATGGCGTTCGGCGCTATGCGTGCAAATTTTTGGGCCTACATCGTCGGCCTCGCCGTCGGTGTGCTGCCCAAGACCATGATGGTCGCGTTCTTCGGCAACAGCGTTTTGAACGCCTTCCAGGGCGAGTTCCTAGCTGCTGCTGTGATGGCGGCACTTGCCATCGTGGTGGCCATTGCAATTGCCTTGATCGTGCGCAGGTTCGCGCGCCGCGACGCTAAAGAGGACAAAAGCGATGAGTAA
- a CDS encoding PQQ-dependent sugar dehydrogenase — protein sequence MKKLVLAVAFALAACSQPAPPPEHGYGAEPQLPDPQSSALPTVNTAEAIGWAEGGAPIAPDGFTVTRFAENLDHPRMIYRLPNGDILVAESSTKPQVGGGFMGWIRNRIQRGAGALSDSADRITLLRDSDGDGDVDARHVFAENLNQPFGIALVGDYLYVGNTDAVVRFRYTPNSVRAPGQPETVLELPYRDGDNGHWTRNLIASPDGAKLYVAVGSSSNIADNGMEAEEGRAAIWELNPDGTQVRIFASGLRNPVGMSWEPTTNALWVVVNERDMLGDNLVPDYMTHVEAGAFYGWPYYYWGDHRDERVEIPQNVRLQAPTAPDFALGAHTASLGLMFSSDAALPQHYQGGAFIGQHGSWNRSELVGYRVAYVQFANGRPSGEVEDFLTGFLNERNQAQGRPVGVATDRTGALLVADDVGNIVWRVAYANAPPAAQ from the coding sequence ATGAAAAAGCTCGTCCTTGCAGTCGCGTTCGCATTGGCCGCTTGCAGTCAGCCCGCTCCGCCCCCCGAGCATGGCTACGGCGCCGAGCCGCAATTGCCCGATCCGCAATCAAGCGCGTTGCCTACCGTGAACACCGCCGAAGCGATTGGTTGGGCCGAGGGCGGCGCGCCAATAGCGCCGGACGGCTTCACTGTGACGCGCTTTGCCGAGAATCTCGATCATCCGCGTATGATCTATCGTTTGCCCAACGGCGATATTCTCGTCGCGGAAAGTTCAACCAAGCCGCAAGTCGGCGGTGGCTTCATGGGGTGGATCCGAAATCGTATCCAGCGCGGCGCCGGTGCGCTGAGCGACAGCGCTGATCGCATCACCTTGTTGCGCGACAGCGATGGCGACGGCGATGTCGACGCGCGTCACGTGTTTGCGGAAAATCTCAATCAGCCCTTCGGCATCGCGCTCGTGGGCGATTATCTCTACGTGGGCAATACCGACGCCGTCGTGCGCTTCCGCTACACACCCAACTCCGTGCGCGCGCCGGGCCAACCCGAGACCGTGCTCGAACTTCCTTATCGCGATGGCGATAACGGCCATTGGACGCGCAACCTCATCGCCAGCCCCGATGGCGCGAAGCTCTACGTGGCGGTCGGCAGCTCATCCAACATCGCCGATAACGGCATGGAAGCGGAGGAGGGGCGCGCCGCGATTTGGGAGCTGAACCCGGATGGCACGCAAGTGCGCATCTTTGCATCGGGCCTGCGTAATCCTGTCGGCATGAGCTGGGAGCCGACCACCAATGCGCTTTGGGTTGTCGTCAACGAGCGCGACATGCTCGGCGACAATCTTGTGCCCGATTACATGACCCATGTTGAAGCCGGCGCCTTCTATGGCTGGCCCTATTATTATTGGGGCGATCATCGCGATGAGCGTGTCGAAATTCCCCAGAACGTTCGTCTGCAAGCGCCAACCGCGCCTGACTTTGCACTCGGTGCGCACACAGCGTCACTCGGCTTGATGTTCTCGAGCGACGCTGCGCTGCCTCAGCACTATCAGGGCGGCGCTTTCATTGGTCAGCACGGCTCGTGGAACCGTAGCGAACTCGTCGGCTATCGCGTGGCTTACGTGCAGTTCGCCAACGGACGCCCCTCAGGTGAGGTCGAGGATTTTCTCACCGGCTTCCTCAATGAGCGCAATCAGGCACAGGGCCGCCCGGTCGGCGTCGCCACCGATCGCACCGGCGCGCTGCTTGTCGCGGACGATGTAGGCAACATCGTCTGGCGCGTCGCCTACGCCAACGCTCCGCCTGCAGCGCAGTAA
- a CDS encoding S1 family peptidase yields MVGKALRFLAAALFVALAGPAAAQTSVDEAERGIVRIVVILESADGRMLYGSGSGFVVAPNLVVTNAHVVAPARQRSEFELAVVPPEGEGLIPARIIRYSPNSELALLEFTGGPNLPALTISTVEPHAGDGVVALGYPDVDYQGATGADLLRPAPASRTSGQISSLRDTAPTGEPIPSINHQAVISSGSSGGPLLDECGRVIGVNSWHVSGADTRETRGVSTRAGQLLEFLDEAGVSPTLSDERCLSFAERIETERAQTISALQTQNDELASKLETADRLTRIAVVILIGGTLALLVAVGVLGAVVLSRRRGHGDAHANGHVRVQTHHEPEPFEQPRRRLGVMTIVAGAAIAAILIVAAGVALLRAQGSQTAAIPDPPAFSGAIACTLDREASAGAQGVADMSFTASGRLCVNERTLYAPLGDDTPRFRRVIVLGEARVMDVLTIDPSTGEFRRERYPLNDEEFAAANQAVAESGVGRGCDGDPDAVARRNEALMRFTQGTPRQRLVWRCEARN; encoded by the coding sequence TTGGTCGGCAAGGCGTTAAGGTTCTTGGCGGCGGCGCTGTTTGTAGCGCTGGCCGGTCCTGCGGCGGCGCAAACCAGCGTCGACGAGGCCGAGCGCGGCATCGTGCGCATCGTGGTGATCCTCGAAAGCGCTGACGGGCGGATGCTCTACGGCTCGGGTTCGGGCTTTGTGGTTGCGCCAAACTTGGTCGTCACCAACGCGCACGTGGTCGCACCGGCGCGGCAGCGCTCCGAGTTCGAACTTGCGGTTGTGCCGCCTGAGGGCGAAGGCCTCATCCCGGCGCGGATCATCCGCTACTCGCCAAACTCAGAACTAGCACTGCTCGAATTCACTGGCGGACCAAACCTGCCGGCGCTCACGATTTCAACGGTCGAGCCTCACGCTGGCGATGGCGTGGTCGCGCTTGGCTATCCGGACGTCGACTATCAGGGCGCGACCGGCGCCGACCTGCTGCGCCCTGCTCCAGCGTCGCGGACTTCGGGGCAGATATCTTCCTTGCGGGACACTGCGCCAACCGGCGAGCCGATCCCTTCAATCAACCACCAGGCCGTTATTTCCTCCGGCTCCTCGGGCGGTCCGCTGCTGGATGAGTGCGGCCGCGTGATCGGCGTCAATTCCTGGCACGTCTCCGGCGCCGATACCCGTGAGACGCGCGGCGTCTCAACGCGCGCAGGCCAGTTGCTGGAATTCCTGGATGAGGCCGGCGTCTCACCGACGCTGAGCGACGAACGCTGCCTCTCCTTCGCGGAACGGATCGAAACCGAGCGCGCGCAAACGATCTCAGCACTGCAGACGCAGAACGATGAGCTGGCCTCCAAGCTCGAAACGGCTGACCGGTTGACGCGCATTGCGGTGGTAATCTTGATCGGCGGCACGCTGGCGCTGCTGGTGGCTGTCGGCGTGCTGGGCGCGGTTGTACTCTCGCGCCGCCGTGGGCATGGCGATGCGCACGCGAACGGTCACGTGCGGGTGCAGACCCATCACGAGCCGGAGCCGTTTGAACAACCGCGCAGACGCCTCGGCGTCATGACGATTGTCGCAGGCGCGGCGATCGCGGCGATACTGATCGTAGCGGCGGGCGTGGCGTTGCTGCGCGCACAAGGCAGCCAAACGGCCGCGATCCCCGATCCACCGGCGTTTAGCGGCGCCATTGCATGCACGCTCGATCGCGAAGCCAGCGCCGGCGCGCAAGGCGTGGCCGACATGAGCTTCACGGCGTCGGGCCGGCTTTGCGTCAACGAACGCACGCTCTATGCACCACTGGGCGATGACACGCCGCGCTTCCGGCGCGTGATCGTGCTGGGCGAGGCGCGCGTGATGGATGTGCTCACCATCGATCCAAGCACCGGCGAATTCCGCCGCGAGCGCTATCCGCTGAATGACGAAGAGTTCGCAGCCGCGAACCAGGCTGTCGCGGAAAGCGGCGTTGGGCGCGGGTGCGATGGCGATCCGGACGCAGTGGCGCGCCGCAATGAAGCGCTGATGCGCTTCACGCAAGGCACGCCAAGACAGCGCCTCGTGTGGCGCTGCGAAGCACGGAACTAA
- a CDS encoding trypsin-like serine protease — MAQPKPIHNLIALAGLALALGAPSLATAQTGVATEPLLSGTATNARPEVGLFRTGGGFCTGTLIAARWVVTAAHCTAHIPIFYPGASSPATFNIDPPGGTRQTFRVDHIYSMGFPIGTRDVMLLRLADPVPETVARPARRSTVMPASGAAVSVYGYGCNPTTPALTGNRQVAHTNTRIGPYGEMQTSNVLCPGDSGGPIFTDDRTGGGRLLGVNSQAVGAPPSQTDIFSDIITRRREIDLTMLGGEAAGVNDVTASHWCQSRSRGDELFFGDFNGDGSVDGICHNSSTGRVGLAIGAGFSLRPQGEYVGPFCSHAGTEFHVGDFNGDRRTDLFCIDRTNGHKWIDFSSGSGSAPYGGADWEIADPWCSHATAQLHIGDFNADGRSDLLCHDTGDGHKWIDYAAATGSVFGANDWESTINWCTHPSATLIVSEFNGDARSDLLCHTRSNGGIDVKLARAGDVFGDTRYWQDTSLNFCSGTGPRAGAGRVFAYDITGDNRSELFCYFNATGGGGRVIFSTGDGVPFEPALGWVISGWTSGYTRPNFTGNVAAQPWPRDRQG, encoded by the coding sequence ATGGCGCAACCGAAACCTATCCACAATCTCATCGCTCTAGCCGGCCTCGCGCTCGCTCTCGGCGCACCCAGCCTGGCCACGGCGCAGACCGGCGTCGCCACCGAGCCCCTCCTTTCGGGAACCGCCACCAACGCCCGTCCCGAAGTGGGCTTGTTCCGCACGGGAGGCGGCTTCTGCACCGGGACTCTGATTGCCGCGCGATGGGTCGTTACGGCTGCGCATTGTACGGCGCACATCCCGATCTTTTACCCGGGCGCTTCGAGCCCAGCGACCTTCAACATCGATCCTCCGGGCGGGACGCGGCAGACGTTCAGGGTTGACCACATTTATTCGATGGGTTTTCCGATCGGCACGCGTGACGTGATGCTGCTCCGCCTCGCCGATCCGGTGCCGGAAACTGTCGCACGACCCGCCCGCCGCAGCACGGTGATGCCGGCGTCAGGCGCGGCGGTGAGCGTCTACGGCTACGGCTGCAACCCGACGACCCCAGCCCTCACAGGCAATCGCCAAGTGGCCCACACCAACACGCGCATTGGCCCTTACGGCGAAATGCAGACGAGCAACGTGCTTTGCCCCGGCGATTCAGGCGGGCCGATCTTCACCGACGATCGAACCGGCGGCGGACGCCTGCTCGGCGTGAATTCACAGGCCGTCGGCGCCCCTCCTTCACAGACGGACATCTTCAGCGACATCATCACCCGGCGCCGTGAAATCGATCTCACGATGCTGGGCGGGGAAGCTGCGGGCGTGAACGACGTGACGGCATCGCATTGGTGCCAATCGCGAAGCCGGGGCGATGAACTCTTCTTTGGCGACTTCAACGGCGACGGCAGCGTCGATGGCATCTGCCATAACTCAAGCACCGGCCGCGTCGGCCTTGCGATCGGCGCTGGATTTTCGCTGCGTCCGCAGGGTGAATACGTGGGTCCGTTCTGCTCACACGCCGGGACGGAATTCCATGTCGGCGACTTTAACGGCGACCGCCGCACGGACTTGTTCTGCATCGACCGCACGAACGGCCACAAATGGATCGATTTTTCGAGCGGCAGCGGCTCTGCTCCCTATGGCGGCGCCGATTGGGAAATCGCTGACCCGTGGTGCAGCCACGCAACGGCGCAATTGCACATCGGCGACTTCAACGCAGATGGCCGCTCCGACCTGCTCTGCCATGACACTGGCGATGGCCATAAATGGATCGATTACGCGGCAGCGACCGGGTCGGTGTTCGGCGCCAATGATTGGGAAAGCACGATCAATTGGTGCACCCATCCATCGGCAACGCTGATCGTCTCCGAGTTCAACGGTGATGCGCGTTCGGATTTGCTGTGCCACACGCGCTCTAACGGGGGCATCGACGTCAAGCTTGCGCGCGCCGGCGATGTCTTTGGCGACACGCGCTATTGGCAGGACACCAGCTTAAACTTCTGCTCCGGGACGGGGCCGCGCGCGGGCGCCGGACGGGTCTTTGCCTACGACATCACGGGCGATAACCGTTCGGAGCTGTTTTGCTATTTCAACGCCACGGGCGGCGGCGGCCGAGTGATTTTCTCCACTGGAGACGGTGTTCCCTTCGAACCCGCCCTTGGTTGGGTCATCAGCGGCTGGACCTCGGGCTACACAAGGCCAAACTTCACCGGCAATGTGGCCGCCCAGCCATGGCCCCGCGATAGACAAGGCTAA
- a CDS encoding rod shape-determining protein, with translation MLGNMFGLVAPDLAIDLGTANTLIHVKGRGIVLDEPSVVAYVNEGGRKVVYAVGAEAKTMLGKTHRNMEVVRPLRDGVIADFDVAEEMIKQFIRKVLPRPALISPQIVICVPTGATPVERRTILESAQASGARRVKLIEEPVAAALGAGLQIDDPSGCMVVDIGGGTTEIAVLSLGGLVWSRSLREAGDKMDEAIIQYLRRQENLMIGDSTAERIKKEIGTAKAPDHGQGMSLPIKGRDNLSGVPKEITVTEAMVADALAEPVTRIVDAVRQAFEQMPPELAADIYDHGLMMTGGGALLRNLDTVLQERISIRVSVADDPLRCVVKGCGIALETINSQEARRLLTEEV, from the coding sequence ATGCTCGGCAATATGTTCGGTCTCGTAGCCCCAGATCTCGCGATCGACTTGGGAACTGCGAATACGCTGATCCACGTCAAAGGCCGCGGCATCGTTCTCGATGAACCGTCGGTCGTTGCGTACGTCAATGAAGGCGGCCGCAAGGTCGTTTACGCCGTCGGCGCCGAAGCCAAGACGATGCTCGGAAAGACCCACCGCAACATGGAAGTCGTCCGCCCGCTGCGTGACGGCGTCATCGCCGACTTCGACGTCGCCGAAGAGATGATCAAGCAGTTCATCCGCAAGGTACTGCCGCGTCCGGCGTTGATCTCACCGCAAATTGTTATCTGCGTGCCGACGGGCGCCACCCCGGTTGAGCGCCGCACCATTCTGGAAAGCGCTCAAGCTTCAGGCGCGCGCCGCGTGAAGCTGATCGAAGAGCCCGTTGCCGCCGCACTCGGCGCCGGCCTTCAGATCGATGATCCGTCAGGCTGCATGGTCGTCGACATCGGCGGCGGCACCACTGAAATCGCCGTGCTCTCGCTTGGCGGTCTCGTCTGGTCGCGCTCGCTGCGCGAAGCCGGCGACAAGATGGACGAGGCCATCATCCAATACCTGCGTCGCCAGGAAAACCTGATGATCGGCGATAGCACCGCCGAGCGCATCAAGAAGGAAATCGGCACCGCCAAGGCGCCGGATCACGGCCAGGGCATGTCGCTCCCGATCAAGGGGCGCGACAATCTCTCGGGCGTGCCGAAGGAAATCACCGTCACCGAGGCGATGGTGGCCGACGCGCTCGCCGAGCCGGTTACCCGTATCGTTGACGCGGTACGCCAAGCGTTTGAGCAAATGCCGCCGGAATTGGCCGCCGATATCTACGACCACGGTCTGATGATGACGGGCGGCGGCGCGTTGCTCCGTAATCTCGACACGGTTCTGCAGGAACGTATTTCGATCCGCGTATCGGTGGCGGACGATCCGCTGCGCTGTGTCGTCAAAGGCTGCGGCATCGCGCTCGAAACCATCAATTCGCAGGAAGCGCGCCGTCTGTTGACGGAAGAAGTCTGA
- the mreC gene encoding rod shape-determining protein MreC translates to MARRRSSVRRAGGGRKVPAGVALAIVLGIGAVVLIGTQAGRTPQTEGVMQTGDDGAAAAGRVATGPARASEGFFDRLLGGWNSAERIEQLEAENRELQAWRDLAERLAERNRRYESLLRMPPDTFGEGADLENSIAAQLVLDSGGPFMRTLVANAGELHGVKVGYIAVNENGLVGRVVSVGQHSSRVLMLDDYNSRIPVMGESSRVRAVLAGQAMRRPELSLYPYQLEAPRMDFIVGAQSLREGERVITSGDGGLYPRGIQVGVARREGNGAWRVALAASQQPIDFVRIIPFVPIDPPETTADPSATPPLGSSSSVAVIGRETMAPPPSVPTAAPRSAQTQEPRRQTAQNQPAVQTPPPSPPQPQQEAPPPAEPATPPQ, encoded by the coding sequence GTGGCCAGGCGCAGAAGCAGCGTGCGACGCGCAGGCGGCGGGAGGAAAGTCCCCGCCGGTGTTGCGCTCGCCATCGTGCTCGGCATTGGCGCGGTGGTGCTGATCGGCACACAAGCTGGTCGCACGCCCCAAACCGAGGGCGTCATGCAAACCGGCGATGACGGCGCCGCCGCGGCGGGCCGTGTCGCAACTGGTCCGGCGCGCGCGAGCGAAGGCTTCTTCGATCGTTTGCTTGGTGGCTGGAATTCAGCTGAGCGCATCGAGCAACTCGAAGCTGAAAACCGTGAACTCCAGGCCTGGCGCGATCTCGCCGAGCGTTTGGCCGAGCGCAATCGTCGCTATGAATCGCTGCTGCGCATGCCGCCGGACACATTCGGTGAGGGCGCTGATCTCGAAAATTCGATCGCTGCACAACTCGTCTTGGATAGCGGCGGCCCGTTCATGCGCACGCTCGTCGCCAATGCTGGCGAGCTTCATGGCGTGAAGGTCGGCTACATCGCCGTGAACGAGAACGGCCTTGTCGGCCGCGTCGTTTCCGTCGGCCAGCATTCATCGCGCGTGCTCATGCTCGACGATTACAACTCCCGCATTCCGGTGATGGGTGAATCGTCCCGTGTTCGCGCCGTGCTTGCAGGACAGGCGATGCGTCGTCCGGAATTGTCGCTCTATCCCTATCAGCTCGAAGCGCCGCGCATGGACTTCATTGTCGGCGCGCAATCGCTGCGCGAAGGCGAACGCGTCATCACTTCAGGCGATGGCGGCCTCTATCCGCGCGGCATCCAAGTCGGCGTCGCCCGCCGCGAAGGCAACGGCGCCTGGCGCGTTGCGCTCGCCGCTTCGCAACAACCGATCGACTTCGTGCGCATCATTCCGTTCGTGCCGATCGACCCGCCTGAAACCACCGCCGATCCGAGCGCAACGCCGCCGCTCGGCTCATCTTCGTCGGTCGCCGTGATCGGCCGCGAGACGATGGCGCCGCCGCCATCTGTGCCGACTGCGGCGCCGCGTTCGGCTCAAACACAAGAACCGCGCCGTCAAACCGCGCAGAACCAGCCCGCCGTGCAAACACCACCGCCATCGCCGCCCCAACCTCAACAGGAAGCGCCGCCGCCCGCTGAGCCGGCGACGCCGCCGCAATGA
- the mrdA gene encoding penicillin-binding protein 2, whose amino-acid sequence MKGKKVGSTLPKRDATVIFNRRATLLSFIGVGVLGTILFRMGQLQATNLISREYSDAADENRFDTRIIPPPRGIIYDRFGVVLAQTSKDYQVAVVQNDVENMEEVVGRVAQILGLDSEWARRAIIRVRGGSRYEPQPLKDGLTWEEFNAINVRLPELRGIVAQSVDVRAYPYDIVYGHPIGYVQKPTQRDLDLVLEEEGEGSSRATYLRNPHVRVGKAGLEAAMETELHGIAGYRKIIVNARGVEQGEDEAERREPQRGSGLVLTLDHDLQRIAMQNFGEQSGSAVVMDIHNGDMLVMASAPGFDPNLFVNGIGQADFRAYNEDEKKPLYHKTVTGVYAPGSTFKMMVGIAAKQAGVEDDWAVGCSGGFAYGGRVFHCWRAGGHGRVNLHDAIKYSCDVYFYQAALRAGPERIAAVARQFGLGQHFDVDVPNVRNGLIPDPTWWRENRNEGWTGGLTVNYGIGQGAMGVTPLQLAVMAARLGNNGFAVAPRLVREGPGISEPVRPARMEGVEAEFLARVRDGMFGVCNEPGGTAMRAGNLELVRHPETDAAVPLTNENRGWQPVQIAGKTGTAQVRALGSNRGRHYSTIEWRYRDNALFCCFGPWHEPRYACAVVVEHGGAGSGVAGPIAREIMRATLLRDPSRRTAANLAELERNLARNA is encoded by the coding sequence ATGAAGGGCAAGAAGGTCGGCTCAACGTTGCCAAAGCGCGACGCGACGGTGATCTTTAATCGCCGCGCGACGTTGCTGTCGTTCATCGGCGTCGGCGTGCTCGGCACGATCTTGTTCCGTATGGGGCAGCTGCAGGCCACCAACCTCATTAGCCGCGAATATTCCGACGCTGCTGACGAAAACCGCTTCGACACCCGCATCATCCCGCCGCCGCGCGGCATTATTTATGATCGCTTCGGCGTCGTACTTGCGCAGACCTCGAAGGATTATCAGGTCGCCGTCGTTCAAAATGACGTCGAAAACATGGAAGAGGTCGTCGGCCGCGTAGCCCAGATCCTCGGCCTCGATTCTGAATGGGCGCGCCGCGCCATCATCCGCGTGCGCGGTGGCTCACGTTATGAGCCCCAGCCGCTGAAAGATGGCCTGACCTGGGAAGAGTTCAACGCTATCAACGTGCGCCTGCCTGAGTTGCGCGGCATCGTCGCGCAATCGGTCGATGTGCGCGCCTACCCGTACGACATCGTCTACGGTCACCCGATTGGCTACGTGCAAAAGCCGACGCAGCGCGATCTTGATCTCGTGCTTGAGGAAGAGGGCGAAGGCTCGTCACGCGCAACTTATCTGCGCAATCCCCACGTTCGCGTCGGCAAAGCTGGCCTCGAAGCGGCGATGGAGACGGAGCTCCACGGCATCGCCGGTTATCGCAAGATCATCGTCAACGCGCGCGGCGTCGAGCAGGGGGAAGATGAAGCCGAGCGGCGCGAACCGCAGCGCGGTTCCGGCCTCGTGCTGACGCTCGATCACGATCTCCAGCGCATCGCGATGCAAAACTTCGGCGAGCAATCCGGTTCCGCTGTCGTGATGGACATTCATAACGGCGACATGCTGGTCATGGCGTCGGCGCCGGGTTTCGATCCGAACCTCTTCGTCAACGGCATCGGCCAAGCCGACTTCCGCGCCTACAACGAAGATGAAAAAAAGCCGCTCTACCACAAGACGGTGACCGGCGTTTACGCGCCAGGCTCGACCTTCAAGATGATGGTCGGCATCGCCGCCAAGCAAGCGGGCGTCGAAGACGATTGGGCCGTTGGTTGCTCAGGCGGCTTCGCGTACGGCGGCCGCGTCTTCCACTGCTGGCGCGCGGGCGGTCACGGCCGCGTCAATCTGCACGACGCCATCAAATATTCTTGCGACGTCTATTTCTACCAAGCCGCTCTGCGCGCTGGCCCCGAACGCATCGCGGCCGTCGCACGTCAGTTCGGCTTGGGCCAACATTTCGACGTCGACGTGCCGAACGTTCGCAACGGCCTCATCCCTGATCCGACTTGGTGGCGTGAAAACCGCAACGAAGGTTGGACCGGCGGTCTCACGGTGAACTACGGCATCGGGCAGGGCGCTATGGGCGTCACGCCGTTGCAGCTTGCCGTCATGGCCGCGCGTCTCGGCAATAACGGCTTTGCCGTCGCGCCGCGTCTCGTGCGTGAGGGGCCAGGCATTTCCGAACCTGTGCGTCCAGCGCGCATGGAGGGTGTCGAAGCGGAATTCTTGGCGCGCGTGCGCGACGGCATGTTCGGTGTCTGTAACGAGCCCGGCGGCACCGCGATGCGCGCGGGTAATTTGGAATTGGTGCGTCACCCGGAAACCGACGCTGCCGTTCCGCTCACCAACGAGAACCGTGGCTGGCAGCCGGTGCAGATCGCCGGCAAAACCGGCACCGCGCAGGTTCGCGCGCTTGGCTCCAACCGCGGCCGCCACTACTCCACCATCGAGTGGCGCTATCGCGACAACGCGCTCTTCTGCTGCTTTGGCCCTTGGCACGAGCCGCGCTACGCATGCGCTGTCGTCGTCGAGCACGGTGGCGCGGGCTCCGGCGTTGCAGGTCCCATCGCGCGCGAAATCATGCGCGCCACCTTGCTGCGCGATCCTTCGCGCCGCACCGCCGCCAATCTGGCCGAGCTTGAACGCAATTTGGCGAGGAACGCATGA